One Deltaproteobacteria bacterium genomic region harbors:
- a CDS encoding CHAT domain-containing protein: protein MDISRDDSTVKVSVHDNDDGGARTLRQYEEILVNWSEVDSCRAEIITLLNRANKRSRVTANILDDLRKSGQLLFDLLLPPKARATLDSAAAQNLILHIDDKLVHIPWELLFDGRQFLCRRFSLGRIVRTRQSPTSVAHRELKAPLKVLILADPRGDLEASYREGREIRDCLDGRMETFRASLKIHPVDIAYVKKNIRDYDVVHYAGHADYHAENPSESGWLLSDGRLKASEISTMGGLQPMPALVFSNACQTGQTVEWQIQEGYEQQIFGLANAYLLAGVQHYIGTFWEILDEPGSCFSKSFYGFLADGYPIGEAIRRAREQLITTYGEETIVWASYMLYGDPTFSLSSSQKQKRTETVPVPPRQVESGNPRRISENANVFDFAITDGDMRTLDGFHENLRTCWDPTHAP from the coding sequence CTGGACATAAGCCGGGACGATTCCACGGTCAAAGTCAGCGTTCATGATAATGACGACGGCGGCGCGCGAACGCTGCGCCAGTACGAGGAAATACTGGTCAATTGGAGCGAGGTCGATTCGTGCCGCGCCGAAATTATCACTCTTCTAAACCGCGCCAATAAGCGTTCTCGCGTCACTGCCAACATTCTCGATGACCTGCGCAAGTCCGGACAGCTGCTATTCGATCTGCTTCTGCCGCCGAAAGCGCGAGCGACGCTGGACTCAGCGGCGGCGCAGAATCTGATTCTTCACATCGACGACAAGCTCGTTCACATCCCCTGGGAGCTGCTCTTTGATGGCCGGCAGTTTCTCTGCCGCCGTTTTTCTTTGGGGCGTATCGTTCGAACGCGGCAGTCTCCGACTTCAGTAGCGCACCGTGAATTGAAAGCACCGCTAAAAGTTCTGATCCTCGCGGATCCCCGCGGCGACCTCGAAGCATCGTACCGCGAAGGTAGAGAGATACGAGATTGTCTCGATGGCAGGATGGAAACGTTTCGCGCCAGCCTGAAAATCCACCCCGTTGATATCGCTTACGTCAAAAAGAATATTCGGGACTATGACGTGGTTCACTATGCCGGGCACGCGGACTATCATGCAGAAAATCCGTCCGAGAGCGGCTGGCTATTGAGTGACGGCCGGCTAAAGGCGAGTGAAATCTCCACGATGGGCGGGCTCCAGCCAATGCCGGCGCTGGTTTTCTCCAATGCTTGCCAAACCGGTCAGACAGTCGAATGGCAGATTCAGGAGGGTTACGAGCAGCAAATCTTCGGTTTGGCTAATGCTTATTTGCTAGCGGGCGTACAGCACTACATCGGAACGTTCTGGGAAATTCTGGACGAGCCAGGTTCCTGCTTCTCAAAAAGCTTCTATGGGTTTCTAGCCGATGGCTATCCGATCGGCGAAGCCATCCGCCGCGCCCGCGAACAACTAATCACAACCTACGGCGAAGAGACGATCGTTTGGGCGAGCTACATGCTCTACGGCGATCCGACATTTTCTTTATCGTCTTCACAAAAACAGAAACGAACTGAGACTGTCCCTGTTCCGCCACGCCAGGTCGAGTCCGGCAATCCCAGACGCATCAGCGAAAACGCCAACGTCTTTGACTTCGCAATCACCGACGGCGACATGCGCACACTCGACGGTTTCCACGAAAACCTGAGGACCTGCTGGGACCCGACCCACGCGCCGTAA